A window of Synergistales bacterium genomic DNA:
AGCCCCGAAAGCTTATGGTCCACCAGGCGTGCCACCCGTCGTTCCGAGATGTTGGCGAACTCGGCCATGGCGATCCCCAGGTAATCCATGGAGATGGCGATAGGCTGTCCGTGGAAGTTGCCGCCGCTGATCGCCTCTTCGGAAGAGGGGAAGATCAGCGGGTTATCGGTCACCGAGTTGATCTCGATTCCGATTTTCTGATGCACAAAATCCAGGGTGTCCCTGCTTGCTCCGTGGACCTGAGGAGCGCAGCGGAGTGAATAGGCGTCCTGGACGCGATTCCCCTTGTATTCGTCGATGATGTGGCTCCCATCGATGAGACGGCGTATATTGCCTGCCACCCGTCGCTGTCCGATGTGGGGACGCAATTCGTGGGTCCGTTCGTCAAAGGCGTAGGGGACGCCGTGGAGGGCTTCCAGCGACAGCGAGGCGGTGATATCGGCGGTCTTCGCCAATTGCAGGGCATCGTAGACAGCCAGAGCTCCTACAGCCGTCATCACTGTGGTGCCGTTGTTGAGGGCCAGTCCTTCCTTCGGCTGCAGTGAAACCGGTTCCATGCCCGTTTCCCGGAGGGCCTCGGCGGTCTGCATGCGCCTCCCCTTGTAGATCACCTCTCCCAGTCCCAGAAGGGGGATCGCAAGGTGCGACAGCGGGCAGAGATCGCCGCTGGCGCCCACGGATCCCTGGGCGGGGATAATCGGATGGATCCCCTCGTTGAGGTAGTGTGCCAGCTGCGTTAGTGTAGGGAGGCTGATGCCTGAAAAGCCTCTGGTCAGTGTGTTGATCCGCAGCAGCATGGTGGCCCGGGTGATATCCTCAGGCAGTGGTTCTCCCACGCCGCAGGAGTGGCTTTTCAGGAGATTCTCCTGGAGTCGGGTGCTTTGGTCCTGGGGTATCATCACCGTCGCCAGGTCGCCGAACCCCGTGGTGATGCCGTAGATCACCTTTTCCTGCTCCACCCAGGAAGAGACCATCTCGGCACCCCGCTGTACAAAGGCTTCTGCGGCAGGGTCGAGTGTGATTGTGTAGCCTTCGCGCGCCACCTTCACGATCTCGTCAAGCGTCAGCGAGTGGCCGTTCAATTCGATTACAGGCATCCATTCTCCCCCTTTGTTGTGCTCAATCCATGTCCCGACGCATCCTGTGCCCGATGTCGGGATCCCCCGGGGTTTACCCTGGGGCGGTTACAAAATTGTTTTCCCTACCACAATAGGCACACTGCCCCGATTCGTCAATGTGCAGTTCTCGGACTGCGAGATTGTCGCGTGCGACAATCTCGCGGCCGCAGCCCCGGCAGTAGGTGCTGCTCTTTCCCCGCATGTTGCCAAGATAGACATAAGCCAGGTATTCGCTTGCCAGATCGCTGTATTCGTTCATGGTTTCCACCGAAGGGGATTCGCCGTCCCAGTGATATCTGGGAAAGGATCGGCTCAAGTGAAAGGGTATCGCTGGAGATAGAGCGGCGATCCATTGGATCATGGCCGCGAATTCCGCCCTGCTGTCGTTGATCCCGGGAACGAGAAGATGGGTGACCTCCAGGTGCGTGTCGGAGTCGGCAAACCGCCGGATTGTCTGTTGTACGGGTTCCAGTGAACCGCCGAGTCTCCTGTAGGCTTCCTCCGTAAAGGCCTTCAGATCCACATTGGCCGCTGTGATATGGGGTAGCAGTGTTTCCAGGGGTTCACTGTTGATATAGCCGTTGGTGACGAGAATCGTTTCGCAGCCCTCCTCGCGGAGCGCCTGTGCGCAGTCATAGACAAACTCGTACCATACAAAGGGTTCGTTGTAGGTGAATGCTACGGAGCGGAGGCCCTTACTTCGGACATGGCGGAGCACTTCATCTACGG
This region includes:
- the hutH gene encoding histidine ammonia-lyase produces the protein MPVIELNGHSLTLDEIVKVAREGYTITLDPAAEAFVQRGAEMVSSWVEQEKVIYGITTGFGDLATVMIPQDQSTRLQENLLKSHSCGVGEPLPEDITRATMLLRINTLTRGFSGISLPTLTQLAHYLNEGIHPIIPAQGSVGASGDLCPLSHLAIPLLGLGEVIYKGRRMQTAEALRETGMEPVSLQPKEGLALNNGTTVMTAVGALAVYDALQLAKTADITASLSLEALHGVPYAFDERTHELRPHIGQRRVAGNIRRLIDGSHIIDEYKGNRVQDAYSLRCAPQVHGASRDTLDFVHQKIGIEINSVTDNPLIFPSSEEAISGGNFHGQPIAISMDYLGIAMAEFANISERRVARLVDHKLSGLPPFLIQNSGLNSGFMIPQYVSAALVSENKVLAHPASVDSIPTSANQEDHVSMGMHAARKAMEILGNTRKALAIELLCAAQGIDFSRPLAPGKGADAAHRRVRKEIPFIEEDTCMYTLIDQALRLVREGAVTEAVEAQIGELE
- the amrS gene encoding AmmeMemoRadiSam system radical SAM enzyme, whose product is MVCRLCPHACRLAPGETGVCRVRMSPSSGELKSCNYAKASSISLDPMEKKPLYHFYPGEEVLSLGTVGCNMACPFCQNWEIATWSPQVQLTHLSVDEVLRHVRSKGLRSVAFTYNEPFVWYEFVYDCAQALREEGCETILVTNGYINSEPLETLLPHITAANVDLKAFTEEAYRRLGGSLEPVQQTIRRFADSDTHLEVTHLLVPGINDSRAEFAAMIQWIAALSPAIPFHLSRSFPRYHWDGESPSVETMNEYSDLASEYLAYVYLGNMRGKSSTYCRGCGREIVARDNLAVRELHIDESGQCAYCGRENNFVTAPG